Proteins encoded in a region of the Paenibacillus sp. W2I17 genome:
- a CDS encoding nucleotide-binding protein, translated as MKTLKPRVFIGCSLEAKPIAAAVHENLRFSAEVTPWYSGVFNPSSYTMDDLEVEVRTTDFAIFIFHPDDISKIRGKYYASVRDNTMLEMGLFMGRLGRKRIFFILPEDITDIKDTTKVEGLRMPTDLLGLNPLVYEIRSDGKWAPAVSVACSKIADSIEEQGRWSDPELENIIEKHKRTEGEARLQLLKLLRFFRELLRTRKADAKMLERMSDALRTAFVSHPPFAVRGTAIYRTDDSGYIEQLCGNVGEPGRKYDLSANDDKQPDDPKRILVIDSYRENKIKINLYDDYLEKEYLLCYPVAKRYVITVHIIGHIEADEAVFQQIDLQNRQLFNAINDLLGGEPE; from the coding sequence ATGAAAACGTTAAAGCCAAGAGTCTTTATTGGCTGCTCGCTGGAAGCGAAGCCGATTGCAGCCGCAGTACACGAAAACTTACGTTTTTCAGCCGAAGTTACCCCTTGGTATTCTGGGGTTTTTAATCCAAGCAGCTATACCATGGACGATCTGGAAGTAGAGGTCCGTACGACTGACTTTGCCATTTTTATTTTTCATCCGGATGATATATCCAAAATTCGCGGGAAGTACTACGCGTCGGTCCGGGATAATACAATGCTGGAAATGGGTCTGTTTATGGGTCGTCTGGGACGAAAACGTATCTTTTTCATTCTTCCTGAGGATATTACAGACATTAAGGACACAACCAAGGTTGAAGGATTGCGTATGCCCACAGATCTGCTGGGATTAAATCCACTCGTATATGAAATCCGTTCTGACGGAAAGTGGGCACCAGCTGTATCCGTGGCATGTTCCAAAATCGCAGACAGTATTGAGGAACAAGGACGCTGGAGTGATCCAGAATTGGAGAACATCATTGAGAAGCATAAACGCACTGAGGGAGAAGCAAGGTTACAACTGCTTAAGTTGCTGCGGTTCTTTAGGGAATTGCTGCGTACCCGCAAAGCAGATGCCAAGATGCTGGAGCGAATGAGCGATGCCCTGCGTACTGCCTTTGTCTCTCATCCTCCATTCGCTGTACGTGGCACAGCCATATACCGTACAGATGACAGTGGTTATATTGAGCAATTATGTGGTAATGTTGGAGAACCGGGGAGAAAGTATGACTTGTCCGCTAACGACGACAAACAACCGGATGACCCCAAGCGCATCCTGGTGATTGATTCTTACCGGGAGAATAAAATCAAGATTAACCTGTATGATGATTACCTTGAGAAAGAGTATCTGCTATGCTATCCTGTAGCCAAGAGGTATGTAATCACCGTTCACATTATTGGACATATTGAAGCGGATGAGGCGGTATTTCAGCAGATTGACCTACAGAATCGTCAACTGTTCAACGCCATCAACGATTTGTTAGGAGGCGAACCGGAATGA
- a CDS encoding ATP-dependent DNA helicase — protein MEADLGLSTQRYPFAYDPAEPFVSRLGEWVADVFYDILPEFGFEVRDEQIFMAYQLERAYGDKKTIMAEAGVGTGKTLVYLLYAVCYARYTGKPAVIACADESLIEQLVKPGGDIAKLAAHLDLEVDARLGKSPDQYVCLNKLSAMRFADEDAPVIEEVHESLPDFVNTPGTLQAFHPYGDRKQYPHLNDRQWNKINWDPFQDCFVCPKRQRCGLTLSRDHYRRSKDIIICSHDYYMEHVWTYDARKREGQLPLLPDHSSVVFDEGHLLEEAALNALSYKLKHRIFEELVTRLLEGEIRESLAERVDEAIESSERLFALLDTYTVAIPGSERKEVRVEAPLLREIERLTSVLDAIGEELVFESGLFSLDGYQMRVVEEHLDMIQSALALFRKEDGYICWAEESEDETTLSIMPRTVKEMLNERVFNTGIPIVFSSATLSVDSSFRYVADSLGIDDFVSFSVASPYDYADKMKMKITDEAIPGHPENENRLRDAVSLLQESGGRALILFRTMEELRAFKQDIVHVPEAEGLRFMYEGDREISDLIAAFQQDEESVLCSVNLWEGLDVPGPSLSNVMIWSLPYPPQDPVFNAKRSASAAPYEEIDLPYMLLRVKQGLGRLIRTSTDSGSAVILDESLYTKKEAKDRIAALLPEGVEWTTLTH, from the coding sequence ATGGAGGCTGACCTAGGATTGTCTACACAACGTTATCCTTTTGCATATGATCCGGCTGAACCTTTTGTATCCCGTCTCGGGGAGTGGGTTGCCGATGTTTTTTACGATATTTTGCCAGAGTTCGGCTTCGAGGTACGGGATGAACAGATTTTTATGGCGTACCAGCTCGAACGGGCCTATGGAGATAAAAAGACCATTATGGCGGAGGCTGGTGTCGGAACAGGCAAGACGTTAGTCTATCTGCTCTACGCGGTCTGTTATGCACGTTATACGGGCAAACCGGCAGTGATTGCCTGTGCCGATGAGTCCTTGATTGAACAGCTTGTGAAGCCCGGCGGAGATATTGCCAAGCTGGCTGCACATCTGGACTTGGAAGTGGACGCACGTCTGGGCAAATCACCGGACCAATACGTTTGCTTGAACAAATTAAGTGCGATGCGATTTGCGGATGAAGATGCGCCTGTCATTGAAGAAGTACATGAGAGTCTGCCGGATTTTGTGAATACGCCGGGTACACTTCAGGCCTTCCATCCGTATGGTGACCGCAAACAGTATCCACATTTGAATGATCGTCAGTGGAATAAAATCAACTGGGACCCGTTCCAGGATTGTTTTGTTTGTCCTAAAAGACAACGCTGCGGCCTGACGCTGTCACGTGACCATTACCGTCGATCCAAAGACATCATCATCTGTTCCCATGATTACTACATGGAGCATGTGTGGACCTATGATGCGCGCAAACGCGAGGGACAATTACCGCTGCTGCCTGATCACAGCTCGGTAGTATTTGATGAAGGACATTTGCTGGAAGAAGCAGCCCTGAACGCACTGAGCTACAAACTGAAACACCGTATCTTCGAGGAACTCGTCACTCGCTTGTTAGAAGGAGAGATTCGTGAATCCCTCGCGGAGCGTGTGGATGAAGCAATTGAGAGCAGTGAGCGACTGTTTGCGCTGCTGGATACGTATACGGTGGCGATTCCGGGATCGGAACGGAAAGAAGTTCGGGTAGAAGCACCGCTTCTGCGTGAGATTGAACGTCTGACGAGTGTGCTGGATGCAATCGGCGAAGAACTGGTATTTGAGAGCGGATTGTTCTCTCTGGATGGTTATCAGATGCGTGTCGTGGAAGAACATCTGGACATGATTCAGTCTGCACTTGCTTTGTTCCGTAAGGAAGATGGTTACATCTGTTGGGCGGAAGAGAGCGAGGATGAGACGACCTTATCGATCATGCCGCGCACCGTGAAGGAAATGCTGAACGAGCGTGTGTTCAACACAGGTATTCCAATCGTGTTCTCCTCCGCAACGTTATCTGTGGACAGTTCATTCCGTTATGTGGCGGACAGCCTGGGCATTGATGATTTTGTATCATTCTCGGTGGCTTCCCCGTATGATTATGCGGACAAAATGAAGATGAAAATTACCGATGAAGCTATACCGGGTCACCCGGAGAACGAAAATCGCTTGCGTGATGCGGTGTCGTTACTTCAGGAGAGTGGAGGGCGTGCGCTGATTCTGTTCCGTACGATGGAAGAACTACGTGCGTTCAAGCAGGACATCGTTCATGTACCTGAAGCAGAAGGTTTGCGCTTTATGTATGAGGGCGACCGGGAGATCAGTGATCTGATCGCTGCGTTCCAGCAGGATGAGGAAAGTGTACTGTGCTCCGTTAATCTGTGGGAAGGACTGGACGTCCCAGGTCCGTCATTATCCAATGTCATGATCTGGTCGCTTCCGTATCCACCACAGGACCCTGTCTTCAATGCAAAACGCAGTGCGTCAGCAGCACCATACGAAGAGATTGATCTTCCGTATATGCTCTTGCGTGTGAAGCAAGGTCTCGGACGTCTGATTCGGACAAGCACGGATTCCGGTTCCGCGGTCATTCTCGATGAATCGCTGTATACCAAAAAGGAAGCCAAAGACCGCATTGCGGCCCTGCTTCCCGAAGGTGTGGAATGGACAACCCTGACACACTAA
- the msrA gene encoding peptide-methionine (S)-S-oxide reductase MsrA, which translates to MEQHSSELATFAGGCFWCMVSPFEELPGIHKIVSGYTGGHTENPTYEEVCSETTGHVEAVQITFDPAIFPYKKLVELFWQQIDPTDTGGQFHDRGSSYQTAIFYHSEEQRQIAEASKAELGQSGRFDKPIFTPILPAKPFYEAEEHHQNYHRKNPAHYKRYSKGSGRVDFIERNWSGNVDKDGLKERLTPLQYEVTQNSATEPAFHNEFWDHHGDGIYVDIVSGEPLFSSTDKYDSGCGWPSFTRPLRDHNVKEKTDLSHFMIRTEVRSREGDSHLGHLFNDGPAEAGGMRYCINSAALRFVPKEDLQKEGYGEYAVLFQ; encoded by the coding sequence ATGGAACAACATTCAAGTGAGTTAGCAACTTTTGCAGGCGGATGCTTCTGGTGTATGGTATCCCCCTTTGAAGAACTGCCCGGTATTCATAAAATCGTATCGGGTTATACAGGAGGACATACCGAGAATCCAACATATGAAGAGGTCTGCTCGGAGACAACAGGACATGTAGAGGCTGTGCAAATTACGTTTGACCCTGCCATCTTCCCTTATAAGAAACTGGTTGAACTGTTCTGGCAGCAGATTGATCCTACGGATACAGGCGGGCAATTCCATGACCGTGGATCTTCCTATCAGACGGCCATCTTCTATCATAGCGAAGAACAGCGCCAGATTGCGGAAGCTTCCAAAGCGGAGCTGGGTCAAAGCGGGCGTTTTGACAAACCAATCTTCACTCCGATCTTGCCAGCCAAACCGTTCTATGAAGCGGAAGAACATCACCAAAATTATCACCGGAAGAACCCTGCCCACTACAAACGCTACAGCAAAGGTTCTGGACGTGTAGATTTCATCGAACGCAACTGGTCCGGTAACGTGGATAAAGACGGGCTGAAAGAGCGTCTGACGCCGCTTCAATATGAAGTGACGCAGAACAGCGCAACCGAGCCTGCTTTCCATAACGAATTCTGGGATCACCACGGTGATGGTATCTATGTGGACATCGTATCTGGCGAGCCATTGTTCAGTTCTACCGACAAATACGACTCCGGCTGCGGCTGGCCGAGCTTCACACGTCCATTGCGTGACCACAACGTGAAGGAAAAAACCGATCTCAGCCATTTCATGATTCGTACCGAAGTGAGAAGTCGTGAGGGTGATTCCCATCTGGGTCACCTGTTCAACGATGGTCCTGCCGAAGCAGGTGGAATGCGTTATTGCATCAACTCTGCGGCACTTCGTTTTGTACCCAAAGAAGACTTGCAAAAAGAAGGATACGGTGAGTACGCCGTCCTTTTCCAATAA
- the cysK gene encoding cysteine synthase A gives MDLNTHSIKQTPAHTGIAADVTELIGQTPAVKLNRLTGSDSADVYVKLEYFNPSGSVKDRAAYNLIVQAELAGHLLPGATIIEPTSGNTGIGLAMNAAAKGYKAILIMPDNMSKERINILKAYGADVVLTPAAERMPGAIRKAKELQADIPGSFIPQQFENQANPDIHRITTAPEIMQQMDGRLDAFIATAGTGGTITGTGEELRKQLPDIRIYAVEPKGSPVLSGGEPGPHKLVGTSPGFIPDILNTDVWDAIIQVSDEDALDTMRQLAAREGLLLGPSSGASVWASLRIAKELGPGHRVLCIAPDTGERYLSMGIF, from the coding sequence ATGGATTTGAATACACATTCGATTAAACAAACACCCGCACATACAGGCATTGCCGCAGATGTAACAGAACTGATCGGCCAGACACCTGCCGTTAAACTGAACCGACTCACAGGCAGCGACTCCGCTGATGTATACGTGAAACTGGAATACTTCAACCCAAGTGGCAGCGTCAAAGACCGTGCCGCCTACAACCTGATCGTTCAGGCTGAACTTGCGGGACACTTGCTCCCTGGTGCTACCATTATCGAACCAACCAGTGGCAATACCGGGATTGGTCTTGCGATGAATGCCGCCGCCAAAGGATATAAAGCCATTCTGATCATGCCGGACAATATGTCCAAGGAGCGCATCAACATTCTGAAAGCCTACGGCGCAGATGTGGTGCTCACCCCTGCTGCGGAGCGGATGCCTGGTGCGATTCGCAAAGCAAAAGAACTTCAGGCAGACATTCCGGGAAGTTTCATTCCGCAGCAGTTCGAAAATCAGGCGAACCCGGACATTCACCGGATCACGACGGCTCCTGAGATTATGCAGCAGATGGATGGCAGGCTGGACGCCTTCATCGCTACGGCGGGAACCGGCGGAACCATTACCGGCACCGGGGAAGAACTGCGCAAGCAGTTACCCGATATCCGCATCTATGCGGTGGAGCCCAAAGGGTCTCCGGTGTTGTCCGGTGGCGAGCCCGGACCACACAAGCTCGTCGGTACAAGTCCGGGGTTCATTCCGGACATCCTGAATACCGACGTGTGGGATGCCATCATCCAGGTGTCCGATGAGGACGCACTGGATACGATGCGGCAGCTTGCTGCCCGGGAAGGGCTGTTGCTCGGCCCTTCCTCTGGCGCTTCGGTGTGGGCCTCCCTTCGCATCGCGAAGGAACTGGGGCCGGGGCACCGCGTGCTCTGCATTGCACCGGATACCGGGGAACGGTATCTGAGCATGGGTATTTTTTAA
- a CDS encoding TetR/AcrR family transcriptional regulator, with the protein MEVFPIEVKRRKDVTQIKKDIARNTKELFAQKGYSATSMEDICTINNRSKGSIYYHFKSKEELFMYLIKLNNEDWMDAWLEKESGYETAVDKLYGLADHYVDDLANPLNHAINEFVSGQVVSQEMLDEMLSLIRIPYATYESIITKGMEDGELKTDDPQDVMHIIYGLFSGLTTLYYEKDLADIRRIYHKGMASLLAGIQQR; encoded by the coding sequence ATGGAGGTTTTTCCAATCGAAGTCAAACGAAGAAAAGATGTTACCCAGATAAAGAAAGACATTGCACGTAATACCAAGGAACTGTTTGCCCAAAAGGGATATAGTGCAACTTCCATGGAAGACATATGTACGATTAACAATCGGAGTAAAGGCAGCATCTATTATCATTTCAAAAGCAAAGAAGAGTTATTCATGTATCTAATCAAGCTTAATAATGAAGACTGGATGGATGCTTGGCTAGAGAAAGAATCCGGGTATGAGACAGCTGTAGATAAACTGTACGGACTTGCTGACCATTATGTAGATGATTTGGCTAACCCGCTGAATCACGCCATTAACGAGTTTGTCTCGGGTCAGGTCGTTAGTCAGGAGATGCTAGACGAGATGCTTTCGCTGATCCGAATTCCGTATGCGACATACGAGTCCATTATTACTAAAGGGATGGAAGATGGGGAGTTAAAGACGGATGATCCACAGGATGTAATGCACATTATCTACGGTCTGTTTAGCGGATTGACTACACTCTATTACGAGAAGGACTTGGCGGATATTCGTCGTATTTACCACAAAGGCATGGCCAGTTTGCTGGCAGGCATTCAACAACGTTAA
- a CDS encoding DUF2188 domain-containing protein yields MPWNKQDYPVSMKNLEPRVRNKAIEIANALLDDGYEEGRSIAIATAKAEEWDENHPAQESSKSDSTSSSDNSNPKKSSSTERRHSEPVSSSKSHDNIHVVPTDSGWAIKEEGKSTYLSTFDTKAEAVDKAKELSSKQNIRAIIHNQDGQIASSIKP; encoded by the coding sequence ATGCCTTGGAACAAACAGGATTATCCGGTATCCATGAAGAACCTGGAACCACGTGTCAGAAACAAAGCAATTGAGATTGCCAATGCTCTGCTCGATGACGGGTATGAGGAAGGACGCTCGATTGCTATAGCGACAGCTAAGGCGGAAGAATGGGATGAGAATCATCCCGCACAGGAAAGTTCGAAATCGGACTCCACATCTTCTTCCGATAATTCCAACCCTAAAAAGTCGTCTTCCACGGAACGTCGTCATTCTGAGCCCGTTTCTTCGTCCAAAAGTCATGATAACATCCATGTAGTACCTACCGACTCCGGTTGGGCGATCAAGGAAGAAGGAAAGTCTACCTATCTGTCCACATTTGATACTAAGGCAGAAGCTGTAGATAAGGCCAAAGAACTGAGTAGCAAACAAAATATTCGAGCGATTATCCATAATCAGGATGGTCAGATTGCTTCTTCGATCAAACCCTGA
- a CDS encoding MFS transporter — protein sequence MNTLFRNKAFLIVTGSDLLQNLAIWIRNMAILYYVMDRTQGNPIAVSLITVLEYAPIFVFSIIGGALADRWNPKRTMILGDILSALSIVMIIGVLSSGYWQILYVATFVSSIVSQFSQPSSLKIVRRNIKGEHLQSAIAITQSGQSLFLILGPIVGTFIYTAMGIQASMYALLILFLTSALLLTLLPKDATQRETNTSLLADIKEGWQYVARSRSLKMLSLVFICIGLSAGLISPLGIFLITERLGLEATSLQFLSGASGIGLLIGGGIAAAVSAKLNQTLTLLVGVLCLAVATMGEVLSSWFWLTLLISFLSSISLAFINVIISTYLVTRIDEHLIGRVNGTITPLFIGSMLLGSSMAGVLMNSTSIFIVYTISVTVMIMGIVPAMRIQFRNDQTAPASQLNSEISSSQT from the coding sequence ATGAACACATTGTTCAGGAATAAAGCTTTTTTAATCGTGACAGGGTCTGATTTGTTGCAAAATCTGGCGATATGGATCCGGAATATGGCGATCCTATATTATGTAATGGATCGAACTCAGGGAAATCCAATAGCTGTCTCGCTGATTACCGTACTTGAATATGCCCCGATTTTTGTTTTCTCCATCATTGGCGGTGCACTTGCTGATCGCTGGAATCCCAAACGTACGATGATACTGGGGGATATTCTGAGTGCATTGTCTATTGTCATGATTATTGGCGTTTTATCTTCCGGGTATTGGCAGATTCTATACGTAGCCACGTTTGTATCCTCTATCGTTAGCCAGTTTTCTCAGCCATCCTCTCTAAAGATTGTGAGGCGAAATATAAAGGGAGAACATTTGCAATCTGCAATTGCGATTACACAGAGTGGTCAATCGTTGTTTTTAATTCTCGGACCAATCGTCGGAACGTTTATATACACTGCAATGGGAATTCAGGCATCCATGTACGCATTACTCATTCTATTCCTCACCTCTGCGCTTCTACTCACATTGCTGCCTAAAGACGCCACCCAGCGGGAAACAAATACCTCATTATTAGCGGATATCAAAGAAGGCTGGCAATATGTTGCTCGATCTCGCTCGTTAAAAATGCTTAGTCTGGTATTCATCTGTATAGGGCTTTCTGCGGGTCTCATCAGCCCACTTGGAATATTTCTGATCACCGAACGTCTGGGACTTGAAGCAACGTCGTTACAGTTTCTCTCTGGAGCGTCCGGAATAGGTTTATTGATTGGAGGAGGTATTGCAGCTGCTGTAAGTGCCAAGCTGAACCAGACCTTAACTCTGCTTGTAGGTGTGCTGTGTCTGGCTGTAGCCACGATGGGTGAAGTGTTATCCAGTTGGTTCTGGTTGACCCTTTTGATCAGCTTCTTAAGCTCAATCAGTTTGGCATTTATCAACGTCATCATCTCCACGTATTTGGTCACCCGGATCGATGAGCACTTGATCGGGAGAGTGAATGGCACCATCACACCTTTATTCATAGGAAGCATGCTTCTTGGATCTTCCATGGCAGGTGTACTGATGAACAGCACATCCATTTTTATCGTCTACACAATCTCGGTTACCGTGATGATCATGGGTATCGTTCCAGCGATGCGAATTCAATTTCGTAATGATCAGACGGCTCCTGCCAGTCAACTGAATTCGGAAATCTCTTCGAGCCAAACCTAA
- a CDS encoding lipid II flippase Amj family protein, whose product MFSLSLAIPMLFTMLIHAADSLSYALRLGGLRTRRIALAISLAGILLLVSRTSNMAQGPMVGNLVDTATRGANPHFAAQLHWLMGAATIGTALAILCFPTMVKLSSRMVVHFEAAGSIPAMVRGMLKRSKFRNATYYITPPSWKMAKRLVQHGMPRRLMLLNVAVTAIYTTGVLSSLYAAYLYPGQAVAASQSTGLINGIATILLTILIDPRISLLSDKSLRGEIRLDRMNQIYGCMLVSRLFGTLLAQLLLIPFAYWIGWIVSMM is encoded by the coding sequence ATGTTTAGTCTTAGCCTGGCAATCCCTATGCTGTTCACCATGCTGATTCATGCCGCAGACAGCTTGTCATACGCGCTCCGCCTTGGTGGACTACGCACCCGCAGAATCGCGCTAGCCATTTCTTTGGCGGGTATCTTGCTGTTGGTTTCTCGAACCTCGAATATGGCCCAGGGCCCAATGGTAGGTAATCTGGTGGATACCGCAACACGTGGAGCCAATCCACACTTTGCGGCGCAGCTGCACTGGTTAATGGGTGCGGCAACAATTGGAACGGCATTAGCCATATTGTGTTTTCCAACCATGGTGAAGCTCTCATCGAGAATGGTCGTGCATTTTGAAGCAGCTGGTTCTATCCCTGCTATGGTTCGCGGTATGCTGAAGCGAAGCAAGTTTAGAAATGCAACGTATTACATCACCCCGCCATCCTGGAAGATGGCCAAACGATTGGTACAACATGGGATGCCAAGACGGTTAATGCTGCTTAATGTAGCGGTAACCGCAATCTATACCACAGGTGTCCTGTCCAGCTTATACGCAGCGTACCTTTACCCAGGGCAGGCTGTAGCTGCATCCCAATCAACCGGGTTAATTAACGGAATAGCGACTATTTTGCTAACCATCCTGATTGATCCGCGGATTTCCCTGCTCAGTGACAAATCATTACGTGGCGAGATCCGTTTGGATCGCATGAATCAGATTTATGGCTGCATGCTTGTATCCCGTTTATTCGGTACACTGTTGGCACAGTTGTTATTAATTCCATTTGCGTATTGGATCGGTTGGATCGTAAGTATGATGTGA
- a CDS encoding right-handed parallel beta-helix repeat-containing protein, producing MKLFPSTSTHVSARSARSQKESSLKSKMAQICLSAAFPLLLIGGGSVGAAELIESSFQNNPSEAATTSSMTLAAGDLYVSPNGSASNPGTINSPTSLANALTQIAPGKTIYLRGGNYSFSQTITIERGNSGTSGQRKNLVAYGSEKPVFDFSAQAFASTNRGLQMFGDYWFVKGLEVKGAGDNGIFIGGSYNRLEQIEAHHNRDTGIQMGRYASTAAKSEWPAYNEVIRSYSHDNYDPDNGEDADGFAAKLTVGPGNVFDGCIAAYNVDDGWDLYSKTDTGAIGAVTIRNSIAHHNGQTSDGTSTSDSDGNGFKLGGEKIAVNHIVENSIAFNNKKHGFTYNSNPGSIQMKNNTSWNNGQSNFAFDVGTHIFTNNLSFQGGASDKTSGTDVSSTNVWWKNKKSENAKGLLASAADFVSLVPSVTRSADGTPVLGNFLKLANGSDLIGSGTPAGTNIGAR from the coding sequence ATGAAATTATTTCCATCCACATCTACTCATGTATCTGCACGATCTGCACGTTCTCAGAAGGAAAGCTCCCTCAAATCAAAAATGGCCCAGATCTGTCTGAGTGCCGCGTTCCCTCTATTATTGATTGGTGGTGGGTCGGTTGGGGCGGCGGAACTGATCGAGAGTAGCTTCCAAAATAACCCATCAGAAGCAGCCACCACCTCAAGTATGACGCTTGCTGCGGGTGATCTCTATGTTTCCCCTAACGGCTCAGCCAGCAATCCGGGTACGATCAACAGTCCAACGTCACTGGCTAACGCATTAACCCAGATCGCCCCAGGCAAGACCATCTATCTACGCGGCGGTAACTACAGCTTCTCCCAGACCATTACCATTGAACGTGGCAACAGCGGCACATCGGGACAACGTAAAAACCTGGTGGCGTATGGATCGGAGAAACCGGTCTTTGATTTCTCGGCCCAAGCCTTCGCTTCCACCAATCGTGGACTGCAAATGTTCGGAGACTACTGGTTCGTCAAAGGGCTTGAGGTGAAGGGTGCAGGCGATAACGGCATCTTCATCGGGGGCAGCTACAACCGCTTGGAGCAGATCGAGGCCCATCACAACCGTGATACGGGTATTCAAATGGGACGTTATGCTTCCACAGCCGCCAAGAGTGAATGGCCTGCATATAATGAAGTGATTCGTTCGTATTCCCATGATAACTATGACCCGGATAATGGCGAGGATGCTGACGGTTTTGCAGCCAAACTGACCGTTGGCCCGGGCAACGTCTTCGACGGTTGCATTGCGGCCTATAACGTCGACGATGGCTGGGATCTCTATAGTAAAACGGACACAGGTGCCATTGGCGCAGTAACCATTCGTAACAGCATTGCACATCACAACGGTCAAACTTCGGATGGTACATCCACCTCCGATAGCGACGGTAACGGCTTCAAGCTTGGCGGCGAGAAAATCGCGGTGAATCATATCGTTGAGAACAGCATTGCGTTTAATAACAAAAAGCACGGTTTCACTTACAACAGCAATCCCGGTTCGATCCAGATGAAAAACAACACCTCCTGGAACAATGGGCAAAGCAACTTTGCCTTTGATGTAGGCACCCATATCTTCACCAACAACCTGTCCTTCCAAGGCGGCGCCAGTGACAAAACAAGCGGAACCGACGTCAGCAGCACCAACGTCTGGTGGAAGAACAAAAAAAGCGAGAACGCCAAAGGCCTGCTCGCCAGCGCAGCCGATTTTGTCTCCCTCGTGCCTTCGGTAACGCGTAGCGCGGACGGAACACCTGTCCTGGGCAATTTCCTCAAGCTTGCGAACGGCAGTGATTTGATTGGCTCGGGTACGCCAGCGGGTACGAATATTGGTGCACGGTAA
- a CDS encoding YitT family protein, whose amino-acid sequence MKRTSLTLQHVKTEAIKFAIMLLGTFILAFAYYHINFQNHLSEGGFVGLALLGKYATGLSPAIGMLLLDIPVMILALFLKGWKFMIQALLGVGAFSLFYDGFERYSTLVLSFNGNLWIPAVLSGILTGVGAGVVLRFGGATGGDDILAVLVSRWKGWKLGTVFFVSDAFVLGLSLFFLPVKETLYTILAVWIASKVITYVVSVPARGTVVTTSAVKLPMPSAAAKAVNAAAISQRTTVARGVSN is encoded by the coding sequence ATGAAGAGAACATCGTTAACCTTACAACACGTTAAAACAGAGGCGATCAAATTCGCCATTATGCTACTCGGTACATTTATTTTAGCTTTTGCTTATTATCACATTAACTTTCAGAATCATTTATCGGAGGGCGGATTTGTTGGTCTGGCCCTGCTCGGAAAATACGCAACAGGCTTATCACCTGCTATCGGTATGTTGTTACTGGACATTCCGGTCATGATCCTGGCTTTGTTCCTCAAAGGCTGGAAATTCATGATTCAGGCATTGCTTGGCGTCGGTGCATTTTCCCTATTCTATGACGGCTTTGAACGATACTCCACACTGGTATTGTCGTTTAACGGAAATCTGTGGATTCCGGCAGTTCTATCCGGTATTTTGACAGGGGTAGGCGCTGGGGTCGTGCTTCGATTCGGTGGAGCGACAGGCGGAGACGATATTCTCGCCGTGCTGGTTAGCCGCTGGAAGGGATGGAAGCTGGGAACAGTTTTCTTTGTCAGTGATGCTTTTGTATTGGGATTGTCGCTTTTCTTTCTTCCGGTAAAAGAAACTTTATATACGATTCTGGCCGTATGGATTGCCAGTAAAGTCATTACGTACGTCGTTAGTGTTCCGGCTCGCGGAACCGTGGTTACAACTTCGGCTGTGAAATTGCCGATGCCATCGGCTGCAGCCAAGGCAGTTAACGCTGCTGCTATTTCACAACGGACTACGGTGGCTAGAGGGGTATCCAATTAA